The Mycolicibacterium mageritense genome contains a region encoding:
- the glnA gene encoding type I glutamate--ammonia ligase, producing the protein MAEKTSDDIFKLIKDENVEYVDIRFCDLPGVVQHFSIPATAFDESVFEDGLAFDGSSVRGFQSIHESDMMLLPDPDTARIDPFRAAKTLNLNFFVHDPFTREAYSRDPRNVARKAENYLTSTGIADTCFFGAEAEFYIFDSVSFDSQINGTFYEVDSESGWWNTGEPFEADGSANRGYKVRPKGGYFPVAPYDHYVDLRDQMATNLINAGFTLERGHHEVGTAGQAEINYKFNTLLHAADDVLLFKYIIKNTAWQAGKTVTFMPKPLFGDNGSGMHAHQSLWKDGKPLFHDESGYAGLSDTARHYIGGILHHAPSLLAFTNPTVNSYKRLVPGYEAPINLVYSQRNRSACVRIPITGNNPKAKRLEFRCPDSSGNPYLAFAAMLMAGIDGIKKKIEPLAPVDKDLYELPPDEAANIPQAPTSLAAVIDKLEEDHEYLTEGGVFTEDLIETWISYKRENEIMPIQIRPHPYEFALYYDV; encoded by the coding sequence GTGGCAGAAAAGACGTCCGACGACATCTTCAAGCTGATCAAGGACGAAAACGTCGAGTACGTCGACATTCGTTTCTGCGATCTCCCCGGCGTCGTCCAGCACTTCTCGATCCCGGCAACGGCGTTCGACGAGAGCGTGTTCGAAGACGGACTCGCGTTCGACGGTTCGTCGGTGCGCGGCTTCCAGTCGATCCACGAATCCGACATGATGCTGCTGCCCGACCCCGACACCGCGCGCATCGACCCGTTCCGGGCCGCCAAGACGCTGAACCTGAACTTCTTCGTGCACGACCCGTTCACGCGCGAGGCCTACTCGCGGGATCCCCGCAACGTGGCCCGCAAGGCGGAGAACTACCTGACCAGCACCGGCATCGCCGACACCTGTTTCTTCGGCGCCGAGGCCGAGTTCTACATCTTCGACTCGGTGAGCTTCGACTCGCAGATCAACGGCACCTTCTACGAGGTCGATTCCGAGTCCGGCTGGTGGAACACCGGCGAGCCCTTCGAAGCCGACGGCAGCGCCAACCGCGGCTACAAGGTCCGCCCCAAGGGTGGCTACTTCCCCGTCGCCCCGTACGACCACTACGTCGACCTGCGCGACCAGATGGCCACCAACCTGATCAACGCCGGGTTCACCCTGGAGCGCGGCCACCACGAGGTGGGCACCGCGGGGCAGGCCGAGATCAACTACAAGTTCAACACGCTGCTGCACGCGGCCGACGATGTGCTGCTGTTCAAGTACATCATCAAGAACACCGCGTGGCAGGCCGGCAAGACCGTCACGTTCATGCCCAAGCCGCTGTTCGGTGACAACGGGTCCGGCATGCACGCCCACCAGTCGCTGTGGAAGGACGGCAAGCCGCTGTTCCACGACGAGTCCGGTTACGCGGGCCTGTCCGACACCGCGCGCCACTACATCGGCGGCATCCTGCACCACGCGCCGTCGCTGCTGGCGTTCACCAACCCGACGGTGAACTCCTACAAGCGTCTGGTGCCGGGCTACGAGGCCCCGATCAACCTGGTGTACAGCCAGCGCAACCGCTCGGCCTGTGTCCGTATCCCGATCACCGGCAACAACCCCAAGGCCAAGCGCCTGGAGTTCCGTTGCCCGGACAGCTCGGGTAACCCGTACCTGGCGTTCGCGGCCATGCTGATGGCAGGCATCGACGGCATCAAGAAGAAGATCGAGCCGCTGGCCCCGGTCGACAAGGATCTCTACGAGCTGCCGCCGGACGAGGCCGCCAACATCCCGCAGGCTCCGACCTCGCTGGCCGCGGTGATCGACAAGCTCGAAGAGGATCACGAATACCTCACCGAGGGCGGCGTGTTCACCGAGGATCTGATCGAGACCTGGATCTCCTACAAGCGCGAGAACGAGATCATGCCGATCCAGATCCGGCCTCACCCGTACGAGTTCGCCCTTTACTACGACGTGTAA